The following proteins come from a genomic window of Miscanthus floridulus cultivar M001 chromosome 2, ASM1932011v1, whole genome shotgun sequence:
- the LOC136528262 gene encoding uncharacterized protein isoform X2 — protein MPVSLQESAAFTILGDCGRHPRKELEEYCFNKLEQLPLDANFVQKEHFGTRRNNAMIGSVGNGDQGPSYDHRRWGCDCCVLDGFLDACRKSAVKEGSWVHLCWKFGKNFKSNLNQVPVLHHLYLDGQQIANNRCHVILYEVPTIGRNHFSLGLDAPRKLNVSFKKPNWINDLQKQPAFLDLDSIVLALNCSNAARLPDTQECSTTSSGAYFIFASVYDVLVQVTWHCMGIFLASASTILYIMILMFRKCLSHMPQYLMLNKIFRHSWNNIHLRSCQILYWPIVLQDASLSSTVNVEYAHKAAIRKHALWSSIIVDLLMGFVLGAAFLLNTETICIWTIALVHHMTEAILRSGCVWLMGVPAGFKLNTELAELLGMISLNAVQIYSTLWFFVGGYLRHIIQGIAVSGIILGLTTPVSFFIDIIQLATLHVTMLHWLISSLYSRQIQTVASLWRLFRGRKWNPLRQRLDSYDYTVEQHVVGSLLFTPVLLLIPTTSVFYVFFSILTTTVIWVCVMLEIVIAVIQSTPYAELTLWMMRRHRFPAGLFFLHVPSSGHTSEDGDLSAHPIRCCNERRKEDLIDKLSESLVSELHCSYATLVQVIRSNYERVFNRTGYSFCKQLAYGILSGERVPSSLHLQPSPSFPWMNIGITEYWMHCYVSVLQCAPKRGP, from the exons ATGCCAGTAAGCCTGCAAGAATCTGCTGCATTTACCATTCTTGGGGATTGTGGTCGACACCCCCGTAAAGAGTTAGAAGAATACTGCTTTAATAAATTAGAGCAGCTGCCCTTGGATGCAAACTTTGTTCAGAAAGAACATTTTGGCACAAGAAGAAACAATGCCATGATTGGATCAGTTGGGAATGGGGATCAGGGTCCAAGTTATGATCATAGAAGAtggggatgcgattgttgtgtgTTGGATGGTTTTCTGGATGCTTGCAGAAAGTCTGCAGTCAAAGAGGGCAGTTGGGTGCACTTGTGTTGGAAGTTTGGAAAGAACTTTAAGAGCAACCTGAATCAAGTTCCAGTTCTTCACCATTTGTATCTTGATGGCCAACAGATTGCAAACAATCGTTGCCAC GTCATACTATATGAGGTTCCGACCATCGGCAGAAACCATTTTTCACTGGGTTTGGATGCACCTCGTAAGTTGAATGTTTCATTCAAAAAGCCAAATTGGATAAATGATCTACAAAAGCAACCAGCATTTCTTGATTTG GATTCAATTGTTTTGGCGCTTAATTGTTCAAATGCAGCTAGACTGCCAGACACTCAGGAATGTTCTACCACAAGCTCTGGGGCTTATTTCATTTTTGCATCTGT ATATGATGTCTTAGTTCAAGTAACATGGCACTGCATGGGGATATTTTTGGCTTCAGCATCAACTATTCTCTACATCATGATTCTAATGTTCCGGAAATGTTTAAGCCATATGCCCCAGTACTTGATGCTAAATAAGATTTTCAGACATTCATGGAATAACATTCATCTTCGCAGCTGCCAAATTCTCTACTGGCCAATTGTCCTCCAAGATGCTTCCCTAAG CTCCACTGTGAATGTCGAATATGCACACAAAGCTGCAATACGGAAGCATGCTTTGTGGTCAAGtatcattgtggatcttctgatgGGTTTTGTCCTTGGAGCAGCATTCTTGTTAAATACAGAGACTATTTGTATTTGGACTATTGCTCTCGTCCACCACATGACAGAAGCAATCTTGAGATCTGGTTGTGTGTGGCTGATGGGTGTTCCAGCTGGTTTTAAGCTGAATACAGAGTTAGCAGAGCTCTTAGGCATGATTTCTCttaatgcagttcaaatttactctACCCTTTGGTTCTTCGTGGGAGGCTACCTGAGGCATATAATTCAAGGCATTGCAGTCTCTGGAATTATTTTAGGTCTGACAACTCCAGTTTCTTTCTTTATTGACATTATCCAGCTTGCTACATTGCATGTTACCATGCTTCACTGGTTAATCTCATCGTTATATTCAAGACAGATTCAGACAGTAGCATCATTGTGGCGTCTTTTCAG AGGGCGCAAATGGAATCCTCTTAGGCAGAGGTTAGATAGTTATGACTACACAGTTGAACAGCACGTTGTTGGTTCCCTGCTGTTTACACCAGTCCTACTTCTTATACCTACAACTTCCGTATTCTATGTATTCTTCTCTATCTTGACAACAACGGTTATCTGGGTGTGTGTGATGCTGGAAATTGTCATCGCTGTAATCCAATCCACTCCTTATGCTGAGTTAACTCTATGGATGATGAGGAGGCACAGATTTCCTGCTGGATTATTTTTCCTTCATGTGCCATCAAGTGGACATACTTCTGAAGATGGCGACCTATCAGCCCATCCAATCAGATGTTGCAATGAAAGGAGAAAGGAGGATCTAATCGACAAACTATCAGAATCATTAGTTTCAGAACTTCATTGCAGCTATGCCACTCTTG TTCAAGTAATCAGATCAAATTACGAGAGAGTTTTCAACAGGACTGGTTACTCCTTTTGCAAACAATTGGCATACGGGATCCTTAGCGGTGAAAG GGTACCTTCATCGCTGCATCTACAGCCGTCTCCCTCATTTCCCTGGATGAACATTGGTATTACAGAGTATTGGATGCACTGCTATGTTTCTGTCCTTCAGTGTGCACCAAAGAG AGGTCCATGA
- the LOC136536913 gene encoding uncharacterized protein — protein MMAYEDEEKTTRNTLEVDSNDTIYSVMAQVEDMTGVPPVLQMLTFNGKSFYHDTPGALAENELVPTYPDPILVDYTDPCKLVQHMLRRNTLRSLGFRVDDDLFPDASVMLQLVRHGDKKMMISLTDNIRMDGAGRRMVLVVEPGDTVASLKEQVQRRRRYPLAMQEIWVSDADNPYMGRRMDRLDATLADYNVKKDSRITLYMNMGFAVQGDREERGKVFNKAKEIAFPGEQQRPTADDQK, from the coding sequence ATGATGGCGTACGAAGACGAAGAGAAGACGACGCGGAACACGCTGGAGGTGGATTCCAACGACACGATCTACAGCGTCATGGCCCAGGTGGAGGATATGACCGGCGTCCCGCCCGTCCTGCAGATGCTCACCTTCAACGGCAAATCCTTCTACCACGACACCCCCGGGGCGCTGGCGGAGAACGAGCTGGTGCCGACCTACCCGGATCCCATACTCGTGGACTACACCGACCCGTGCAAACTGGTGCAGCACATGCTCCGGAGGAACACTCTGAGGAGCCTGGGATTCCGCGTCGACGACGACCTGTTCCCCGACGCGTCCGTGATGCTGCAGCTGGTCCGCCATGGCGACAAGAAGATGATGATCTCCCTGACGGACAACATCAGGATGGACGGAGCCGGGAGGAGGATGGTGCTGGTGGTGGAGCCCGGGGACACGGTGGCCAGCCTCAAGGAGCAGGTGCAGCGCAGGCGGCGCTACCCGCTGGCCATGCAGGAAATCTGGGTCAGCGACGCCGACAACCCGTATATGGGCAGGCGGATGGATAGGCTCGACGCGACGCTGGCGGACTACAACGTGAAAAAGGACTCGCGCATCACCCTGTATATGAACATGGGCTTTGCCGTCCAGGGCGATAGGGAGGAGCGGGGGAAGGTCTTTAACAAGGCTAAGGAGATCGCCTTCCCCGGCGAGCAACAGCGGCCGACCGCCGACGACCAAAAGTGA
- the LOC136528262 gene encoding uncharacterized protein isoform X1, with amino-acid sequence MDIERCRIWWPRQELQLKHKPFSLRLVLFGWFFSSAGSIDIVISAVVTQDHILRSFASLDTLQTIVLSSNKRMPVSLQESAAFTILGDCGRHPRKELEEYCFNKLEQLPLDANFVQKEHFGTRRNNAMIGSVGNGDQGPSYDHRRWGCDCCVLDGFLDACRKSAVKEGSWVHLCWKFGKNFKSNLNQVPVLHHLYLDGQQIANNRCHVILYEVPTIGRNHFSLGLDAPRKLNVSFKKPNWINDLQKQPAFLDLDSIVLALNCSNAARLPDTQECSTTSSGAYFIFASVYDVLVQVTWHCMGIFLASASTILYIMILMFRKCLSHMPQYLMLNKIFRHSWNNIHLRSCQILYWPIVLQDASLSSTVNVEYAHKAAIRKHALWSSIIVDLLMGFVLGAAFLLNTETICIWTIALVHHMTEAILRSGCVWLMGVPAGFKLNTELAELLGMISLNAVQIYSTLWFFVGGYLRHIIQGIAVSGIILGLTTPVSFFIDIIQLATLHVTMLHWLISSLYSRQIQTVASLWRLFRGRKWNPLRQRLDSYDYTVEQHVVGSLLFTPVLLLIPTTSVFYVFFSILTTTVIWVCVMLEIVIAVIQSTPYAELTLWMMRRHRFPAGLFFLHVPSSGHTSEDGDLSAHPIRCCNERRKEDLIDKLSESLVSELHCSYATLVQVIRSNYERVFNRTGYSFCKQLAYGILSGERVPSSLHLQPSPSFPWMNIGITEYWMHCYVSVLQCAPKRGP; translated from the exons ATGGACATTGAGCGATGCAGGATATGGTGGCCACGCCAGGAGCTGCAGCTCAAGCACAAGCCTTTCTCACTGAGGCTCGTCCTGTTCGGATGGTTCTTCAGCAGTGCTGGTTCTATCGACATCGTCATCTCTGCAGTTGTGACCCAAGATCACATCCTGCGCTCTTTTGCCTCACTCGACACCCTCCAG ACCATCGTCCTTTCCTCAAATAAAAGGATGCCAGTAAGCCTGCAAGAATCTGCTGCATTTACCATTCTTGGGGATTGTGGTCGACACCCCCGTAAAGAGTTAGAAGAATACTGCTTTAATAAATTAGAGCAGCTGCCCTTGGATGCAAACTTTGTTCAGAAAGAACATTTTGGCACAAGAAGAAACAATGCCATGATTGGATCAGTTGGGAATGGGGATCAGGGTCCAAGTTATGATCATAGAAGAtggggatgcgattgttgtgtgTTGGATGGTTTTCTGGATGCTTGCAGAAAGTCTGCAGTCAAAGAGGGCAGTTGGGTGCACTTGTGTTGGAAGTTTGGAAAGAACTTTAAGAGCAACCTGAATCAAGTTCCAGTTCTTCACCATTTGTATCTTGATGGCCAACAGATTGCAAACAATCGTTGCCAC GTCATACTATATGAGGTTCCGACCATCGGCAGAAACCATTTTTCACTGGGTTTGGATGCACCTCGTAAGTTGAATGTTTCATTCAAAAAGCCAAATTGGATAAATGATCTACAAAAGCAACCAGCATTTCTTGATTTG GATTCAATTGTTTTGGCGCTTAATTGTTCAAATGCAGCTAGACTGCCAGACACTCAGGAATGTTCTACCACAAGCTCTGGGGCTTATTTCATTTTTGCATCTGT ATATGATGTCTTAGTTCAAGTAACATGGCACTGCATGGGGATATTTTTGGCTTCAGCATCAACTATTCTCTACATCATGATTCTAATGTTCCGGAAATGTTTAAGCCATATGCCCCAGTACTTGATGCTAAATAAGATTTTCAGACATTCATGGAATAACATTCATCTTCGCAGCTGCCAAATTCTCTACTGGCCAATTGTCCTCCAAGATGCTTCCCTAAG CTCCACTGTGAATGTCGAATATGCACACAAAGCTGCAATACGGAAGCATGCTTTGTGGTCAAGtatcattgtggatcttctgatgGGTTTTGTCCTTGGAGCAGCATTCTTGTTAAATACAGAGACTATTTGTATTTGGACTATTGCTCTCGTCCACCACATGACAGAAGCAATCTTGAGATCTGGTTGTGTGTGGCTGATGGGTGTTCCAGCTGGTTTTAAGCTGAATACAGAGTTAGCAGAGCTCTTAGGCATGATTTCTCttaatgcagttcaaatttactctACCCTTTGGTTCTTCGTGGGAGGCTACCTGAGGCATATAATTCAAGGCATTGCAGTCTCTGGAATTATTTTAGGTCTGACAACTCCAGTTTCTTTCTTTATTGACATTATCCAGCTTGCTACATTGCATGTTACCATGCTTCACTGGTTAATCTCATCGTTATATTCAAGACAGATTCAGACAGTAGCATCATTGTGGCGTCTTTTCAG AGGGCGCAAATGGAATCCTCTTAGGCAGAGGTTAGATAGTTATGACTACACAGTTGAACAGCACGTTGTTGGTTCCCTGCTGTTTACACCAGTCCTACTTCTTATACCTACAACTTCCGTATTCTATGTATTCTTCTCTATCTTGACAACAACGGTTATCTGGGTGTGTGTGATGCTGGAAATTGTCATCGCTGTAATCCAATCCACTCCTTATGCTGAGTTAACTCTATGGATGATGAGGAGGCACAGATTTCCTGCTGGATTATTTTTCCTTCATGTGCCATCAAGTGGACATACTTCTGAAGATGGCGACCTATCAGCCCATCCAATCAGATGTTGCAATGAAAGGAGAAAGGAGGATCTAATCGACAAACTATCAGAATCATTAGTTTCAGAACTTCATTGCAGCTATGCCACTCTTG TTCAAGTAATCAGATCAAATTACGAGAGAGTTTTCAACAGGACTGGTTACTCCTTTTGCAAACAATTGGCATACGGGATCCTTAGCGGTGAAAG GGTACCTTCATCGCTGCATCTACAGCCGTCTCCCTCATTTCCCTGGATGAACATTGGTATTACAGAGTATTGGATGCACTGCTATGTTTCTGTCCTTCAGTGTGCACCAAAGAG AGGTCCATGA